Proteins from one Paraburkholderia sp. BL10I2N1 genomic window:
- a CDS encoding MFS transporter translates to MPLPLLALAVAAFGIGTTEFVIMGLLPDVARDLSVSIPAAGMLVSAYALGVTIGAPIVAIAVANMPRKKALMSLIGVFIVGNLLCAVAPGYGVLMAARIVTAFCHGAFFGIGSVVAAGLAAPNRRAQAIALMFTGLTLANVLGVPLGTALGQAVGWRATFWAVTGIGVLAAAALAVCLPAKIEMQKASLLHEFSVLKNPQVLMVMGISVLASASLFSVFTYITPILEDVTGFTPHAVTMVLLLFGLGLTVGSTLGGKLADWRLMPSLLAFLLALGMVLTVFAGTMHAAVPAMITIFVWGVLAFAIVPPLQILIVDRASAAPNLASTLNQGAFNLGNATGAWLGGMAIGAGLPLTSLPWVGVTMVSGALALTLWSVSLERRAQRTALPGSAGAA, encoded by the coding sequence ATGCCTTTGCCCCTCCTTGCCCTTGCTGTTGCCGCGTTTGGAATCGGTACCACTGAATTCGTCATCATGGGCCTCCTGCCCGACGTCGCGCGCGATCTGTCCGTGTCGATTCCGGCCGCCGGCATGCTGGTGTCTGCTTACGCGCTCGGCGTGACGATCGGTGCGCCGATCGTCGCGATCGCAGTGGCGAACATGCCGCGCAAGAAGGCGCTGATGAGCCTGATCGGCGTGTTCATCGTCGGCAATCTGCTGTGCGCGGTGGCGCCGGGTTATGGCGTGCTGATGGCCGCGCGCATCGTCACCGCGTTCTGTCACGGCGCGTTCTTTGGCATCGGCTCGGTGGTGGCCGCTGGTCTCGCGGCGCCCAACCGTCGCGCGCAGGCAATCGCGCTGATGTTCACCGGCCTCACGCTCGCCAACGTGCTCGGCGTGCCGCTCGGCACCGCGCTCGGCCAGGCGGTGGGCTGGCGGGCGACGTTCTGGGCGGTGACGGGTATCGGCGTGCTGGCCGCAGCGGCGCTCGCTGTCTGCCTGCCGGCGAAAATCGAGATGCAAAAGGCAAGCCTCCTGCATGAATTCAGCGTGCTGAAAAACCCGCAGGTGCTGATGGTGATGGGCATCAGCGTGCTCGCTTCGGCAAGCCTCTTCTCGGTGTTCACCTACATCACGCCGATTCTCGAAGACGTCACCGGCTTCACGCCGCACGCCGTCACGATGGTGCTGCTGCTGTTCGGGCTCGGGCTGACCGTCGGCAGCACGCTCGGCGGCAAGCTGGCGGACTGGCGGCTGATGCCGTCGCTGCTCGCGTTCCTGCTTGCGCTCGGCATGGTCCTGACCGTGTTCGCCGGTACGATGCACGCCGCGGTTCCCGCGATGATCACGATCTTCGTCTGGGGCGTGCTCGCCTTTGCAATCGTGCCGCCGCTGCAGATCCTGATCGTCGACCGCGCGAGCGCCGCGCCGAATCTGGCCTCGACGCTCAATCAGGGCGCCTTCAATCTCGGCAATGCGACGGGCGCGTGGCTCGGCGGCATGGCGATCGGCGCGGGCTTGCCCTTGACGTCGCTGCCGTGGGTCGGTGTCACGATGGTGAGCGGCGCACTCGCGTTGACACTCTGGTCCGTGTCGCTCGAGCGCCGCGCGCAACGGACCGCCCTTCCGGGATCGGCTGGAGCAGCCTGA
- a CDS encoding MFS transporter codes for MKAIFTRDFLALILSVAVVGLGTGATLPLTALALTQAGYGSDVVGLLTAAQAGGGLIVVPFAGWIAVRFGGRRVIVATVVIVAIATALMQVTSNLFVWAVLRVLCGAALMMLFTISEAWVNQLADDASRGRVVAIYATNFTLFQMAGPVLVSQISNLTDWRFLLCGVIFLTALPMLATIRVAPHAGGQKEAHDSWKRVLPQMPAIVIGTGFFALFDTIALSLMPLFAMSHGMEAEVAVLFASAILLGDTTMAFPIGWLADHLGRERVHIGCAVIVVLLLPLLPWAVSSPWLCWPLLYVLGAAAGAIYTLSLVACGERFRDAALVSASSLVGASWSAASFGGPLVAGALMKSEGNDAMVGVLLASALAFLGAALWERRRMAVRASQ; via the coding sequence ATGAAGGCTATCTTTACGCGCGATTTTCTCGCGCTGATCCTGAGCGTCGCGGTCGTCGGACTGGGTACCGGCGCGACGCTTCCCCTTACCGCATTGGCCCTGACGCAGGCAGGCTACGGCAGCGATGTCGTCGGCCTGCTGACGGCTGCGCAGGCCGGCGGCGGCCTCATCGTCGTACCGTTTGCCGGCTGGATCGCGGTGCGATTCGGCGGACGACGGGTCATCGTTGCCACGGTGGTGATCGTCGCTATCGCCACCGCGTTGATGCAGGTCACGTCGAACCTCTTCGTCTGGGCTGTGCTGCGCGTGCTGTGCGGCGCCGCGCTGATGATGCTCTTCACCATCAGCGAAGCCTGGGTCAACCAGCTCGCCGACGATGCGTCGCGCGGCCGAGTTGTCGCGATCTATGCGACCAATTTCACGCTGTTCCAGATGGCGGGGCCGGTGCTGGTGAGCCAGATTTCGAATCTGACGGACTGGCGCTTCCTGCTATGCGGCGTGATCTTTCTGACGGCGCTGCCGATGCTGGCGACGATCCGCGTCGCGCCGCACGCAGGCGGACAGAAAGAAGCCCACGACAGCTGGAAGCGTGTGTTGCCGCAGATGCCGGCGATTGTGATCGGCACGGGCTTTTTCGCGCTGTTCGACACGATCGCGCTGTCGTTGATGCCGCTCTTCGCAATGTCGCATGGGATGGAGGCCGAAGTCGCGGTGCTGTTTGCATCGGCGATCCTGCTCGGCGATACGACGATGGCTTTCCCGATCGGCTGGCTGGCTGACCATCTCGGCCGCGAGCGCGTGCATATCGGTTGCGCGGTGATTGTCGTACTCCTGTTGCCCTTGCTGCCCTGGGCGGTGTCATCGCCATGGCTATGCTGGCCGCTGCTTTATGTGCTCGGCGCGGCGGCTGGGGCCATCTATACGCTTTCGCTCGTCGCGTGCGGTGAGCGGTTTCGCGACGCGGCGCTGGTGTCGGCCAGTTCGCTCGTGGGTGCTTCGTGGAGCGCGGCCAGTTTCGGCGGCCCGCTCGTGGCCGGCGCGTTGATGAAGAGCGAAGGCAATGACGCGATGGTCGGCGTGCTGCTTGCCAGTGCGCTGGCGTTTCTCGGCGCGGCGCTGTGGGAGCGGCGGCGAATGGCGGTGCGCGCCTCGCAGTAA